AGCCTTCGACGTAGAGCCCCAGGTAGAGGTGCTCGAGACCCCAGTGGCGACACAGCGACAGCTGCGTGAGTATCGAAAACACGCCAGGGCTCAGCTTCGAATAGTCGGGGTCGAAGAACGTGTAGACCGCGCTGAGCCCGTCGGTGCCACGGTCGGTGACGGCAACACCAACGAGCAAATCCTCGTGGAAATAGCGGATCTCGAAGCTCTCGCAACAGGTGTGAACCAGGAACTCCCGGTAGTCATCCTCGGTGCTAGGCCCATGGGTCTCGAGTCCACGCTGGGATTTGTGGCGATTGTAGAGCTCCACCCGACGGGCGTCCGCCATCAGTGGGCCGAGCTCCACCTTCAGTACTTGGTCGCCGCGTTTGAGCACCCGCTGTTGGGTGCGGCTGAGTTCGTACTCGGCGACGTTGAGTCGGATAGGAATGCAGGCGCTGCAGCTTGGACAGCTCGGGCGATAGAGAAACAGTCCCTGTCTACGGTCGCCACGCTCGAGCCGTGCGTGAAACTCGCTGCGCCGCAAGCTGCGCGTTGGTAGGCGCATCGGCATGCGCGCGACCTGATCGGGCAGGTAAGGACAACGCGACGGTTGGTCGTAGACGACCACCTCGGCGGGATGCCCTGGGATGATGCGCGGGACGCTCACGGAATCCACAAAGGATACCTCAAAGAGGTTTCGCGCAAACCCTTGGGCCATAAGCGCGGATCGCGCTCAGGTTTTTTAAGGGCGCATGGGGGTGGTCGGGCCCTGTTTTGGGGGCTCTTTCGCCGGGCGCTCCTCGGAAGCGCCAAAGCCGCGCGGACCCCGAGCGCGACCGTCGCATGCGGCAGGCGCTCTCACGCGCGCAGCGTCAGGCGAGCACGATGTCGAACCGGCACAACCAGATGGGCGGACCGTCGCCCCCAGCCGTGCGGTCGAGCGGCTTGATCAGCGACGCGCGAACATAGGGATCCGTATCGTTGAACTGCTCACCCTCGAAGTAGAGCTGCGTGGTCAAGCTAATGCCGTCAGGGTGGCTGACTTTGTAGTGGATGTGACGCGGGCGCGTGTCGTAGTTCCCCGGTAGAATCGTATCGAACAAATAGCGGCCGCAGGCTTCTGTACGCATCCGTGCGCGCAGGGTGAACCCGGTGTTGTCGTACACGCCTCCCGAGTCAGCCTGCCAGACGTCGACCACGGCGCCCTCGAGTGGCGTCACGCAGTCCGCGGCGTAGACCACGCCCGCGACCTGAAGCAGATCTCCCGTTACGCCGCTGCGTAGGTTCGCGATTGCGCCGGGCGACATGGGTGCTCCCGCTTTGTAGAAGGGACCCTCGATGTTGTCTTCGGTGACGGCGCAGGCGTCGGGGCCCTGGCAGTCCTGTCCGCCGATGCCCCCGCTGCCGGCGGCGCCGATGCCGCCGGTTCCGGCGTTGGCTCCAGCGCTGCCACCAACGCTACCGCCGCTGCCAGCACTAGCGCCACCCACGCCGCCAGTGCCTCCAGCGCCGGATTTCCCCGCGGCACCGCCACCGGCGGTTTCCGTAGAGCTGCTGCAGGCGACCAGCGGCAACCCCAGCGCCAACCCCAAGACGTTCCGTCGACTAACGATTTGCTGCCCCATATCCATCAGCCTAGCGGCGACGCATGCTGAGAACCATTAGAAGGATTGAGATGGATCGTGAACCAGGCTGGAACGACTCGGGAGTGCCGCTCAAGGCGAAATCTCAAGCCTTCCGCCGACGCCGCGCAGGTGCGCGCTGGATGCGCTCCCTCACCTTGGAGACCAGAGTCTGGGTTACCGCCTGGTTTTTGTCGTCTTCACGGAAGGCCGCGTAAACCTGAGTGTTTGGGATCAGGTCAGGCGCCAGGCGCCACAGCTCATCAGCCTCCGCGTGGGGCGCGGCGACCGCGTCAGGCAGCACGGTTACGAAGCTGCCCGAGAGGCTGACCTGTAAGTTGGTCGAGAGCATCAAGATTTGGAAGCCGACTTTCCGCGGGAGATCCACCGGCCAGCTGTCCATCGGGGTTCCCTTGTCCCCGATTGCGGCCACGCTGAACGGGTGCTCGAGCAACTCTTGAGTTTCCACCCGGCGTTTCCCAAAGAGGGCGTGCCCGCGCCCGCAGTAAATCGAGTTCGTCAGTTCGCCCAGGCTCTCGCAACGAATGCCAGGCAACGTGGTGGCGTCGTAGTAGAAGGCGATTTCCAAGAGTCCGCTGACCAAGGACTGGTTCGCTTCGCTCGCCAGGCGCGTCGTCATATGTGGCACCAACCCGGGGTGCTCTGCTTGGAGCTCCAGTAGGCTGGGCAAGACGAAGCCATCCGTCAGCACGCCTAGGCTACTCACCCGGAACGGTCCACTGAAGCTCTGGTCGAAGACCTCGCGGAGGCCCTGCTCCAGGCTGTTCGCCGAGCGCCGCGTTGCCGCGAGGAGACGTTCCCCGGCGGCGTTCAGGATCAAGCGCCGCGAACTGCGGACGAACAGCTCCTGTCCCAGGGCCTCCTCGACCAGGCGGATGGTGCGCGAGATTGCGCTCGCCGATACATGAAGCTGGCGCGCTGCCGTCGGCAAGTGCTGCGTCTCCGCGACCACTTTGAACACGGGCAGCCACTGCCAGATCTCGCTGGCTTTCTTGCTCGGGTCCACCAAGCGTGGATACCACGCGCTGAGCCGCTACAGCGTCTCGGATTTGCGCTGGGAACTGATGGCGCGGTCTAGCGCGCTCGGGCTGAAGCCCTTGAACAACTGTCCGCCGAGGTCGATGACTGGAATCGAGCCGGCGCCGAGCCCAGCTTTGGCAAGCTTTGCCTGCATTTCCTTAGCCGCACCTGGATCGCGCTCGATGTCCTTGTGCACGACCTTCACGCCTCGGCTCTTCAGGTACGCCTCAGCCTGATGGCACGGCTTGCACCACTCGGCCCCGTAGATGATCGCTGACAGAGCGCCCGCTGCTTCGGCCCGCGCTGCGCTGGGCACCGGGGGGAACTCCGCGCGGGCGCTGGGAGCGAGAGCCTCCATGCGCTTGCGGCGGCGGCTCGCCCCGAGCTCATCCCATTGTGAGCGAGCCATCGTTTCTACATGGTAATTCCCGCCGGCTTCCTTCTTCGTCAGGTCAGCCACGTAAAGCAGATCACCGGAGCCATCGGTAGCCGTGGTCTGCACGACCCGCACGTGACTCCGCGCATTCTCAGGGACGTCTGCGACCTTCTGAACGACGTGGAACTCGCCCTTCTCGTCGAGCCAGGTCAAGAGCAGATTCGGCGTGTCATCTCGAAGCTCCAACGGCGGCAGTTCGTTGGCTTTGGGCTCTGTGCTGCGGTGGGGATCACTCGGATCGCGATCGCAGCCGATCAGAGTGGTGGCCGAGGCGCTCAACAGAGTGACCACCAGGATGCGCGAGAACACCCCGTTGAAGCGTCGCCAGAACGCCGCCCGCAGGGAGCGTTGGTGCGTCGCAATGGGAAACTGGGAACTCGATTTCATCGTCAGTCAGCGCGGTGGCGCTGGAAGCAACGCTCTCGCGCGGCGAGCAAGCTTCGAAAGTCTGAGGCCTACTCCGCAGGTGGCAAGGTGTCCATCTCCGCTCGCTCGCGTGCGCGCTTCACCTTACCGGGAATGGACCGGATCCACTCCAGGATGCCTATCGCGATGTACATCGAGAGCAACCACACGAGCACGAAAGGTGGCTCGAACTTCTGCCACACGACGGCGCTGGAGCCGATGATGAACAACACGAACAACACCGTGCCGGTGTTCAGCTTGAGATCCTTGAATGACCGGAACTGGACGTTGCTCACCATCAGCAGGCTGAGCACGATGGTCACTACCATGATGAGCAGGCTGTACTGCGCCTGTCCAAGTGCGCCGCTGACCGCGTGGTTCGCGACGACCAGCGTGATCAGCACGCCGCTGGCGGGTGGGATGGGGAGCCCCGTCACGTATTTGCCTGGCTTGATCGGAGTCCCCGAGGAGTCCGACGACAAGACGTTGAAACGGGCCAGACGAATTGCACCACACGCTGCGAACATGAAGGCAGCCAGTACGCCAGCCGTGGGGAAACGGTAGAGCGACCACTTGTAGACCAGCACGCTCGGGGCGACTCCAAAGCTGACGATGTCGGCTAGTGAGTCGATTTGCAGACCAAACGCACTTTGTGTCTTGGTCATGCGCGCGACGCGACCATCGAGCAGGTCAAAGAACATCGCGAAGATCAGCAGCATCGCCGCTTTGTAGAAGTCCGCGCCGCTCGGGGAGCCGGTCGATACGATCAGGATCGCGTTGAAGCCGCAGAAGATGCTGCCCAACGTGATCGCGTTGGGAAGCACGAAGAGCGTCTTCTTCAGATCGAGACGGCGCCTTCGGCGTCGCCTGACAGGTTGTTTACGGCGTAACCCCACGGCCTTTGAAGCTAGCTTTGCGCGGCGCGGCAGTCCAGTCGGCGCTTGGGCACGGAAGACGTTCTCTGGCCTGCTGGTTGGAGGCGTGATTTCGGCGCATTTTCGCCTCCGCGAGGCGCGAACGGCCTGACGCAGCAAAGACCGCACGGCCACTTCCGGCATCGGGGGTCCTTCTGGGGCCGCTTGGTCGCCCCGCACACCTGAGCTTGCGTGGTCGCCTCAGGTGGCGTCAGCGCGAACCGCAGGAAAGTGGGCCGAGGCCGATCAGCCGCTCTACGCTGGTAGGGCCATGTGGACCTTTCTCGACCTGCGCTCGCTTTCCCGATTTTCTGCGCCTCGTGGCGCATCCGCCCGGGGGCGACGCTCGCGGCGCTGGGTGTTGCGCCTGCCGGTGCTCGGCCTGGCGCTGACCGCCATGGCGTGTGGGGGCGGCTCGGACGCTCTGAAGAAGGAGGTCAGCGAGCTGCGGGAGCAAGTGACTCAGCTACAGGGGAGCCAGGACCACTTGGAAGAACGCCTGATGGCGATGGAAGCCCAGCGTCACGATCGACAGGTCGCTGCCGAGGTTGCGGCGGAGCCCGAAGCAGAGGAGCGGCCGCGCTTGAAGACCGTTCGCCTCGTTCCTGAGGCACCCGAACCGCCTGCAGATGAGAGCGGCTTTGGGGGACAGGCGGACGCCAGCACCGTAAGTCACACTGAGGGACGGAAGTGACACGCCTCGCCTCCGGCGTGCTCGGTCACGTGCGCTTCGAGATTGAGAACTCGCGATGGGAAGACGACACATGAGCCAAAGCAGCAATCGAGGCTCCCGGCGGATCGTCCACCTGGCAAGCTTGCTCTTGTTGGGCGGAGCGAGCTCGTCACTGTACGCGGTGGACGCCGCTGCCCAGGATGAGGGGGGCGCCAGCGCGGGTGGGGGGGAGACGACCACCATCACAGTCACGCCCCCGTCCTCGACTACCTCGACGGAGACCACCCTTCCTCCGCCCGGTTACCCCGCACCAGGTACCGACCTCGAAGGGCACCTGCCCTCGAGCAGCCACGCGAGCAGCGACATCTCTCGCTCCAGCGACGGCTTTGACCTGCTGCCCAGTGGGCGGGGCGGTGGAACGCTGCGCGGAAATAAAGGCGCGGAAGCGATCACGGGAAACCGCGCGATGTCCGTCCCGCAGATCCACATGGTCAAGCGGGGCGACACGCTCTGGGACTTGAGCTCTCACTACTACCGAAACCCGTACATGTGGCCCAAGCTCTGGAGCTACAACCCGCAGATCCAGAACCCGCACTGGATCTATCCGGGCGATCAGCTGCGCATGCGGCTGGATGGTGGAGGGAGCGTGCCGATCAGCGGCGATGCTTCGTTCATCGATCGCAGACCGCAGGTCCCCCACGACACGATCTTCCTGCGCGACCAGGGCTACATCGACGATCCCAAGCGCGACGTCTGGGGGCAGCTGGTAGGCGCCCGTGAAGATCAGATGCTGCTCGCCGAGGGCAATCACGTCTATATGATCATGCGTCCCGGCGTGGAGCTCCGTCTGGGGCAGCTGCTCACGCTCTTTACCGAGGTTCGGCAGCCCAAGAAGGTCCCTGGTGCGCGAAAGCCCAAGGGGTCGATCGTGGCGATCAAGGGCAGCGTGAAAATCGAACAGTGGGATCCGAAGACGCGCATTGCTCGGGGAAAGATCGTCGAGTCTTTGGACGTCATCGAGCGCGGCATGAAGCTCGGCCCCATCGGGCGTCGCTATGACGTGGTACCCCCAAAGCGCAACGACACGGACGTTTGGGCGCGCATCCTCACAGGCGTCTATCCCCACGTCTTCATGGCGCAGAACCAAGTCGTCTTCATCGACAAGGGCAAGAAGGACGGCCTGGAAGCTGGCAATCGGCTGTTCGTGGTGCGCCGGGGAGACAGCTGGCGACGCTCGCTCAAGACAGCGACCAAAATGGCCCGTGACCGCGTGCGTCAGGACGTCAACGATGACGTGGAGATCGAACGCACTCCCCTCGACGGTGACGAAAATAAGTTCCCTGAGGAAATCATCGGGGAGCTTCGCATCTTGCGCGTTCGCGACGACAGCTCAGTCGCCTTGGTGACCGTCTCGCATCGTGAGCTCGTGCCAGGCGATCGAGCAGTGGCGCGCAAGGGCTTCTAGCTCACGCTGTGCGCAGCGCGTCCGGGCGGTAGGCATAGCCGACCTTGACGCGGCTCAGCGTCTGCCAGCTGTGTTCCATCTTCAGCAGGGCGAGCTGCACTTGGTTGGTGGTGAGGCCTAGCGAGCGAGCGCGAGCAAGCGTCTGGCGGATGGGCTCCAGCGCGTCGGCGGGGTGAAACGTGACGCCGGGTAGCAGCACGCACCCCGTCTCCTGAACAACCACATGGCACTGGGCAACCGGAGAGTCGGGGAGCTGAAGCTTCACGTCACGCCCCACGTCGTCCTGAGGCGCGATCCACCAGCAAGCGCCGGTCCAAAGGTCATCGGCAACTAGCAGCCCTTCCAACTCACTGAAGGTCAGGATCCCTGCTACGGCTCCGGCAATCTCCGCTGCCTCCCCACGCTCGCCGGGATCCTCGAGGCCGCTAGCGATGTCTCGCGCCAGACCTCCTTCGAGGAGCGCGTGCTCCATTGAAGCCGCGTCCCTTGCCGCAGCGGCGGGGTGATCGCGCTCGAAGGCGCCACAGTGCGTGCTCAGTTCCCGGCGCAGGCGAGTCGTTTCGCCCTGCCAGCGTTCACTCACCGCGCGCGACACCAACTCGTCATACACAGCGCGAAGTCCGGGAGTCATGTGTGCGCTGGGGTGTGCCCGACCACGCAGGACTCTGCAAGGCCCGGTGGTGTTTCCCCTATGGGTGGCGCTGCCAAAGACTGGAGAGAAGCCTCCAGAAGCTAGAACCCTAGCTTGGATGCCGGCCGTTCGGATGTGAGTTTCGATGAACTCCTAGAGGTCGCCCCCCTGGCGCCGGAGCGTGTATTGTTGCTTGTTCGCGCCTACCGGGTGCGAAGCTAAGGGTCTGGCTTCCATGGGCTACAACCGCGTCTTTTTCCCCCAAGCTGCGCTCGATGAGTGGATCGCCGAGGATCGTGTCGAGTTCAACGGTCGCGAGTTGGTGATCAAGGCGGAGGGGCGCCGCTATGACATCACGGAGGGAGTGCGGGTCCTCGGTGAAGTGACCGGTTCGAGTGACCGCTACAACCTGGTGGGCAAAGTGAAGGAGCGCGGGGCGCTGGAGTCCGCAGGAGGCGAGCTCTTCGAGACATCGCTCATCCTGGGAGAAAACGCGTACGAGGTGGTGCCGGGTTGGTTGGGGCTACCGATCGGAAGTTTCGTAGCCCACCTGACTGGCCGCGAGCGCCGGAGAGCGCTAGCTGACGCAGAGGCGCACTCGGGTGGTATGCCTGGCGCCCAACCGGCGAGCGACGAAGACTTGCTCGCCAGCTTCTTGATGCAGAACCTCGAGTGAACTCATGAGCTGGATCGCCAGCATCTCTTTCTACGTTGGCGTCGTGCTGTACTCGGTTGCAGCCACGTTGTTCCTCGTCGATCTCGGACGTGCGGAGCCTGCGCCCAGTACCCGTGGTGCGCCGGGCGTGCTGGCCTTGGCGAGCGTTGCTCACGCTGCTCACATCGTGGGCGCGAGTCTGTTGACCAATGTTTGCCCTGTGGAATCTCTGCAGTTCGCGCTGAGCGCCTCGGCGCTGATCGCGAGCTGGGTCTACCTTGGGCTGCGAGTGCGCTATCGGATCAACGCGATCGGTGCAATCGTCGCCCCCCTGGGGCTTGCGTTCATGGTTGGCGCCCAGTTCGTCCGCGCTGGCAGCCCGACCGAGGAAGTGCCGCGGTCGCTGCTGGCTCTCCACGTCACGGCGAACCTGCTCGGCTTCGGGTTCTTCCTGATGGCCGGCGCTGCTGCTGCCTTTTACCTGCTGCAGCAACGACGTCTGAAGGACAAGCGGCGCCTCGGCAGTGTGGGACGCATGCCCGCGTTGGACACCCTCGACACGACTGAGCACCGCTTACTCGTTGCGGGTTTCTTGCTGCTGACGCTCGGCATCGTGAGTGGTGCGGCGTTCGCTACCTCGCTCTCCGCGGAAAGCTCGACCCAAGTGGTTCGAGCTGGCCTGGCTTATGTCACGTGGCTGGTGGTCGCTGGAGTGTTGGTGATGCGGGCGGTTGCGGGTTGGCGTGGGAAGCGGGCGGCGTACGGCACCCTCGTGGGTGTCAGCGGTCTGGTGCTCGTGATCTTGCTCTATGTCGTCAGTGCGGCGCGAGGTGGGCTGTGACGCGTTCGGGAGACGCCTCGTGATCGTCGTCGTTGGGATCTCCCACCGCACCGCGCCCATCGCCGTTCGCGAGAAGCTAGCGGTTGGCAAGGCGGATCTACCTGAGGTGCTCGAGTCGTTGTGCGCCTCGCCCGTGCTCGGTGAGGCGATGATCGTCTCGACTTGCAACCGCCTGGAGGTCGTGGCCGCGGTTGCACGAGGAGCGGACGCCGAGGCTGCAGCCCGCGCTATCCAAACCTCCCTCGGGACGCGGGCCAGCGGCATCGAACCTCATCTCTACTCCTTTCTGGGAGGCGAAGCCGTACGGCACCTGTTCCGTGTGGCATCGTCCTTGGATTCACTCGTGCTGGGTGAGCCGCAAATCCTCGGGCAGGTGAAGGACGCCTTCGAGGTGGCGCAGTCCGCTGGCACCGTGGGTGTGCACCTACGCCAGGTGCTCCCGCGGGCGTTGAGGGCCGCAAAACGGGTCCGTACGGAAACGAACATCGGCGCGGGTTTGGTCAGCGTTCCCAGCGTTGCCGTGGATTTGACCCAGCAGATCTTCGGGGACCTGAGCAAGCGTACGGTGACGCTGATCGGCTCCGGGGAGATGGCGGAGACGGTCGCCAAGTTGCTGCGTCAGAGCGGCTCGAGGATTCTCGTCGTTGGACGCACCCCAGAGCGCGTGCGAGAGCTGTGCGATCGCGTTGGGGGTGAGGGGAGGAGCTGGGATCAGTTGTCCGAGTCGCTGATCGCGGCGGATGTCGTGATCTCCAGCACCAGCGCACCGCACTATGTGGTGACCCGCGACTTGGTGAAGTCGCTCCGCAGGCCGCGCAAGGGCCGCAGCTTGTTCTTCATCGACCTCGCAGTACCTCGCGACATCGACCCGGAGTGTGAGTCGGTCGACAACGTCTTCGTCTACAACGTGGATGACTTCTCGCGCGTGGTTGCCGAGACGCAGAGCGCTCGTCAGAAAGAAGCCGAGCGCGCCGAGGAGATCATCAAGGACGCCGTTCGAGGCTACGACCGCTGGGCGGAGGCCGCGCAAGTCACACCGCTGATCGTGGCGATGCGCGCGGCGTTTGGCGGGGTGCTGAACCAAGAGCTAGAGCGCTCCTTCAAGGGCAAGCTGAAGCACCTCGGGGAAGACGAACGGCGCTCCGTCGAAAAGATGCTCGACGCGGCATTGAACAAGCTGCTCCACACCCCGAGCCAGCGCCTGCGAGAGGCTGCTACGGCTGGCGATGACGGCGCGCGACTGGAAGAGCTGGTGACCGGCGCCCGCGAGCTGTTCGACCTCGGGGACGCGCTGGATGTGGAAGAGCCGTTGCAGGCGTCGGACAGGCGTGCGACTGAGGGCGAATGAGCCTGACGCTGATTGTCGCCACGCGGAAGAGCCAGCTCGCGCTGGCCCAGTCCCGCGCCTGGATGCGCGCCCTGGAAGCTGCTCGCCCCGGACTCACGTGCGAAGAGCTACACGTCACCACCACGGGGGACCGCATCCAGGACCGCGCCCTGAGCCAGATCGGGGGCAAGGGGCTGTTCATCAAGGAAATCGAAGAGGCGATCCTTGCCGGTGAAGCCCAGCTCGCAGTGCACTCCATGAAAGACGTACCCGCAGAGCTCGCGCCGGGGCTCGAAATCGGCTGCGTCCCGCTGCGTGAAGATCCACGAGACGTTGCGGTCACGCAGAGCGGGAAGCCGCTGGCTGAGCTCCCGAGCGGCGCGAAGGTCGGCACCTCTTCGCTGCGTCGCTCGATTCAAATTTCCGCGTGGAGACCCGATCTGCAAATCGTCCCCCTGCGCGGCAACGTCGACACCCGGCTTCGCAAGTGCCAAGAAGGAGAGGTCGACGCGATCTTGCTTGCGCGCGCCGGGCTCGCGCGCCTCGGGCTCTTGGATCGCATCACGGAAACGCTCGCTCCCGAGCTGGTGTTGCCTGCGGTCGGGCAAGGCGCGCTGGCGATTGAGCTGGCTTCCAGAGACGAGCAGTCTCGTGAACAGATCGTGGCCTTGGATGACCCGGACACGCACGTCGCCGTCGCGGCGGAGCGCGGGTTGATGCTGGCGGTGGACGGCAACTGTCAGGTGCCGGTCGCCGCCTACGCGGAGCGCACGGCGCAAGGGATGCGCTTGCGTGGCATGCTCGCGAACGCCGACGGAACGAACTTGCGCAAGCGGGAAGTCGCCGTGGCTTGGCCGAGCGACAACCAGGAGGCCCACCGTATCGGACTCGAGTTGGGTCGGGAGCTAGCGAGCATTCAGAGCTGAAGGCTCCGGCTCTGCCGCTTGGTCTTTATGCTTGGTTCCCTGGGGCAACGATTTCGGCGTGGAGTCTCCGCCTGTCTGGAGCACCAAGCTCCCGCAAAGCGCCGCGTCGCTTGGCTCGCGGCACCTTGGGAGCGTCTCGCGGAGCCGTCTCGGCGCCTCAAGCTCCCCAGAGGTTACGACGTGGTTGGCGTGGCCGGCGCGACCCTCGGCGGGTCGGGCGCGACCCCGGTGGCTATCGAGCTCTGTCGCGAGCTGGCTTCGCGCGGGGCTCGCGTGGGCTACGTCGCCCACGCATATGGGTCGCGTGTTGCGGGCGCCGCCCGACGTGTCTGGCCTTCAGCTGAAGCTGCTGACGAGGCTCGCCTTGCTGCTCGCCAGCTCGGTTGCGTAGGCGTTCCTGTCTTCATGGCCGACAAGCGTCAGGCTGCAATAGACGCCGCAGCGCGGGAGTTGCCGCTCGGCGCCGTGCTGGTCTTGGACGGTGCGTTGCAAGCGACGCCACAGCGCTTCGCTGAGTCCGTCTTGGTGGTCGATGGGGAGGTGCCGTGGGGAAGCGGTTTCTGTCCGCCTGTCGGCGACTTGCGCGCTCAGCGGGTGCGCCTGCACACGGCGGATACCTGGCTTGCGATGGATCGCGGTGGCCCGATCCATCCTGAGTTGGTGGGGCGCGCGCAGCGGGCACGGCGTCGGCTCACGGGGGTTCGCAATGCACAGACGGCGGAGCGCCGCAGCCTCAGCTGGCTCGCGGGACGAGACTTTCAGTTGGCTCTCGCTGTGGCGCGTCCCGAGCGAGTGCACGAACAGCTGCTACGCCACGCTGTAAGAGCCCGACGGCTCAGCACCGCGGCGGATCACGCTGGGCTCGCGGCTCTACTCACCCCAAAAAAATCCAGCAACGTTG
The sequence above is drawn from the Polyangiaceae bacterium genome and encodes:
- a CDS encoding LysM peptidoglycan-binding domain-containing protein, whose protein sequence is MSQSSNRGSRRIVHLASLLLLGGASSSLYAVDAAAQDEGGASAGGGETTTITVTPPSSTTSTETTLPPPGYPAPGTDLEGHLPSSSHASSDISRSSDGFDLLPSGRGGGTLRGNKGAEAITGNRAMSVPQIHMVKRGDTLWDLSSHYYRNPYMWPKLWSYNPQIQNPHWIYPGDQLRMRLDGGGSVPISGDASFIDRRPQVPHDTIFLRDQGYIDDPKRDVWGQLVGAREDQMLLAEGNHVYMIMRPGVELRLGQLLTLFTEVRQPKKVPGARKPKGSIVAIKGSVKIEQWDPKTRIARGKIVESLDVIERGMKLGPIGRRYDVVPPKRNDTDVWARILTGVYPHVFMAQNQVVFIDKGKKDGLEAGNRLFVVRRGDSWRRSLKTATKMARDRVRQDVNDDVEIERTPLDGDENKFPEEIIGELRILRVRDDSSVALVTVSHRELVPGDRAVARKGF
- a CDS encoding LysR family transcriptional regulator, whose product is MDPSKKASEIWQWLPVFKVVAETQHLPTAARQLHVSASAISRTIRLVEEALGQELFVRSSRRLILNAAGERLLAATRRSANSLEQGLREVFDQSFSGPFRVSSLGVLTDGFVLPSLLELQAEHPGLVPHMTTRLASEANQSLVSGLLEIAFYYDATTLPGIRCESLGELTNSIYCGRGHALFGKRRVETQELLEHPFSVAAIGDKGTPMDSWPVDLPRKVGFQILMLSTNLQVSLSGSFVTVLPDAVAAPHAEADELWRLAPDLIPNTQVYAAFREDDKNQAVTQTLVSKVRERIQRAPARRRRKA
- a CDS encoding glutamyl-tRNA reductase gives rise to the protein MIVVVGISHRTAPIAVREKLAVGKADLPEVLESLCASPVLGEAMIVSTCNRLEVVAAVARGADAEAAARAIQTSLGTRASGIEPHLYSFLGGEAVRHLFRVASSLDSLVLGEPQILGQVKDAFEVAQSAGTVGVHLRQVLPRALRAAKRVRTETNIGAGLVSVPSVAVDLTQQIFGDLSKRTVTLIGSGEMAETVAKLLRQSGSRILVVGRTPERVRELCDRVGGEGRSWDQLSESLIAADVVISSTSAPHYVVTRDLVKSLRRPRKGRSLFFIDLAVPRDIDPECESVDNVFVYNVDDFSRVVAETQSARQKEAERAEEIIKDAVRGYDRWAEAAQVTPLIVAMRAAFGGVLNQELERSFKGKLKHLGEDERRSVEKMLDAALNKLLHTPSQRLREAATAGDDGARLEELVTGARELFDLGDALDVEEPLQASDRRATEGE
- a CDS encoding NrdH-redoxin; the protein is MKSSSQFPIATHQRSLRAAFWRRFNGVFSRILVVTLLSASATTLIGCDRDPSDPHRSTEPKANELPPLELRDDTPNLLLTWLDEKGEFHVVQKVADVPENARSHVRVVQTTATDGSGDLLYVADLTKKEAGGNYHVETMARSQWDELGASRRRKRMEALAPSARAEFPPVPSAARAEAAGALSAIIYGAEWCKPCHQAEAYLKSRGVKVVHKDIERDPGAAKEMQAKLAKAGLGAGSIPVIDLGGQLFKGFSPSALDRAISSQRKSETL
- the pssA gene encoding CDP-diacylglycerol--serine O-phosphatidyltransferase; its protein translation is MPEVAVRSLLRQAVRASRRRKCAEITPPTSRPENVFRAQAPTGLPRRAKLASKAVGLRRKQPVRRRRRRRLDLKKTLFVLPNAITLGSIFCGFNAILIVSTGSPSGADFYKAAMLLIFAMFFDLLDGRVARMTKTQSAFGLQIDSLADIVSFGVAPSVLVYKWSLYRFPTAGVLAAFMFAACGAIRLARFNVLSSDSSGTPIKPGKYVTGLPIPPASGVLITLVVANHAVSGALGQAQYSLLIMVVTIVLSLLMVSNVQFRSFKDLKLNTGTVLFVLFIIGSSAVVWQKFEPPFVLVWLLSMYIAIGILEWIRSIPGKVKRARERAEMDTLPPAE
- the ccsA gene encoding cytochrome c biogenesis protein CcsA codes for the protein MSWIASISFYVGVVLYSVAATLFLVDLGRAEPAPSTRGAPGVLALASVAHAAHIVGASLLTNVCPVESLQFALSASALIASWVYLGLRVRYRINAIGAIVAPLGLAFMVGAQFVRAGSPTEEVPRSLLALHVTANLLGFGFFLMAGAAAAFYLLQQRRLKDKRRLGSVGRMPALDTLDTTEHRLLVAGFLLLTLGIVSGAAFATSLSAESSTQVVRAGLAYVTWLVVAGVLVMRAVAGWRGKRAAYGTLVGVSGLVLVILLYVVSAARGGL
- the hemC gene encoding hydroxymethylbilane synthase; the encoded protein is MSLTLIVATRKSQLALAQSRAWMRALEAARPGLTCEELHVTTTGDRIQDRALSQIGGKGLFIKEIEEAILAGEAQLAVHSMKDVPAELAPGLEIGCVPLREDPRDVAVTQSGKPLAELPSGAKVGTSSLRRSIQISAWRPDLQIVPLRGNVDTRLRKCQEGEVDAILLARAGLARLGLLDRITETLAPELVLPAVGQGALAIELASRDEQSREQIVALDDPDTHVAVAAERGLMLAVDGNCQVPVAAYAERTAQGMRLRGMLANADGTNLRKREVAVAWPSDNQEAHRIGLELGRELASIQS
- a CDS encoding tetraacyldisaccharide 4'-kinase, with the protein product MLGSLGQRFRRGVSACLEHQAPAKRRVAWLAAPWERLAEPSRRLKLPRGYDVVGVAGATLGGSGATPVAIELCRELASRGARVGYVAHAYGSRVAGAARRVWPSAEAADEARLAARQLGCVGVPVFMADKRQAAIDAAARELPLGAVLVLDGALQATPQRFAESVLVVDGEVPWGSGFCPPVGDLRAQRVRLHTADTWLAMDRGGPIHPELVGRAQRARRRLTGVRNAQTAERRSLSWLAGRDFQLALAVARPERVHEQLLRHAVRARRLSTAADHAGLAALLTPKKSSNVECWVCTEKCWEATVGRDPAVARRVAGRVWLLEERVELPAQWLEALSARFVEPSRQVRASDRFDDSQRTGQGC
- a CDS encoding arginyltransferase; its protein translation is MAQGFARNLFEVSFVDSVSVPRIIPGHPAEVVVYDQPSRCPYLPDQVARMPMRLPTRSLRRSEFHARLERGDRRQGLFLYRPSCPSCSACIPIRLNVAEYELSRTQQRVLKRGDQVLKVELGPLMADARRVELYNRHKSQRGLETHGPSTEDDYREFLVHTCCESFEIRYFHEDLLVGVAVTDRGTDGLSAVYTFFDPDYSKLSPGVFSILTQLSLCRHWGLEHLYLGLYVEGCAAMRYKAEYLPHERLIDGRWVRREKEQA